In a single window of the Methylococcus sp. Mc7 genome:
- a CDS encoding PLP-dependent aminotransferase family protein, giving the protein MTHRLSRRTERLTSSLIRDILQITQRPGVISFAGGLPAEELMPELDFGACAADSRQYGPSEGEPALRELIARRLSGLGLRCQVEQVLVTTGSQQGIDLVGKLFIDEGTPVLLESPTYLAALQCFRVYGAEFHGLPLQAEGIDPDALKTAIVRHRPAFVYLIPSFQNPSGCCYTDGARRAVAAVLDETGTPLVEDDPYRDLVYTSCDRTPVCAYLERAPWIYLGSFSKITAPGLRVGYLASSPALFPWLVRLKQSSDLHTGRTGQAWLTRFLASSDFGKHMAHMNGVYADRRDTMQAALDRHFNGLAEWSAPAGGLFFWLRLVENIDTLAALKVALNHDVAFMPGEPFFPVAEQRYPALRLNFSHATPDKIERGIALLSKVLGECAATAVD; this is encoded by the coding sequence ATGACGCATCGACTTTCCCGCCGAACCGAACGCCTTACCAGCTCCCTCATCCGGGACATCCTGCAGATCACTCAGCGGCCCGGGGTCATCTCTTTCGCCGGCGGCCTGCCGGCGGAAGAGCTGATGCCGGAGCTGGATTTCGGCGCCTGCGCCGCAGATTCCCGCCAATACGGTCCCAGCGAAGGGGAGCCGGCGTTGCGGGAGCTGATTGCCCGGAGGCTTTCGGGCCTCGGGCTTCGGTGCCAAGTCGAACAGGTGCTGGTAACGACAGGCTCCCAGCAGGGTATCGACCTGGTCGGCAAACTGTTCATCGACGAAGGAACGCCGGTGCTGCTGGAATCACCGACGTACCTGGCCGCGCTCCAATGCTTCCGGGTCTATGGCGCGGAGTTTCACGGCCTGCCCTTGCAGGCCGAAGGCATCGATCCGGATGCGCTGAAAACGGCCATCGTCCGCCACCGGCCCGCTTTCGTGTATCTCATCCCCAGCTTCCAAAACCCCTCGGGATGCTGTTACACCGATGGGGCGCGCCGCGCCGTCGCGGCGGTACTGGATGAGACCGGCACTCCGCTGGTGGAAGACGACCCCTATCGGGATCTGGTCTATACGTCATGCGACAGAACGCCGGTCTGTGCATATCTCGAGCGGGCGCCCTGGATATATCTGGGCAGCTTTTCCAAGATTACGGCTCCGGGATTGCGCGTCGGCTACCTCGCGTCGTCCCCCGCCTTGTTCCCTTGGCTCGTCCGCCTCAAGCAATCGAGCGATCTTCACACCGGCCGAACCGGCCAGGCTTGGCTGACGCGCTTCCTCGCCTCCAGCGACTTCGGGAAGCACATGGCGCACATGAACGGCGTCTATGCCGACCGCCGGGATACGATGCAAGCTGCCCTGGACCGACATTTCAACGGCCTGGCGGAATGGTCCGCACCGGCCGGCGGTCTGTTCTTCTGGCTGCGACTGGTCGAGAACATAGACACCCTGGCCGCGCTCAAGGTGGCGCTGAACCATGACGTGGCATTCATGCCGGGAGAGCCGTTTTTCCCGGTTGCGGAGCAGCGCTATCCGGCCTTGCGGCTGAATTTCAGCCATGCGACGCCGGACAAGATCGAGCGGGGCATCGCCCTGTTGTCGAAAGTTCTGGGTGAATGCGCCGCCACCGCCGTCGACTGA
- a CDS encoding polyprenyl synthetase family protein has product MNSQAVSDPGSADLRNSREVFAGIRRLVDDEAAAVDRLILRELHSDVVLINQIGQYIVGSGGKRLRPMLHLLSAKALSYPGDHHITLAAVIEFIHTATLLHDDVVDESALRRGQDSANALWGNSASVLVGDYLYSRSFELMVRVQNMRVMDILSRTTTAIAEGEVLQLLNCNNPATDEGRYLDVISRKTAILFSAAAQLGAVLTGSSPEIEESLKNYGTYLGMAFQLKDDVLDYMADPEEWGKNLGDDLAEGKPTLPLIYALSQSSGADADILRQAIEQGEREQFKKVYAVIESTDAISYTERRARDAANKAVEQVTHLPESDYKDALIALARFAVDRGY; this is encoded by the coding sequence ATGAATAGTCAAGCTGTCTCCGATCCAGGGTCCGCCGATCTTCGCAATTCCCGCGAGGTTTTTGCCGGTATCCGGCGTCTCGTCGACGACGAGGCGGCGGCGGTCGATCGCTTGATCCTGCGCGAACTGCATTCCGATGTAGTACTCATCAATCAGATCGGGCAGTACATCGTCGGCAGCGGGGGCAAGCGCCTGCGCCCGATGCTTCATTTACTTTCGGCCAAGGCATTGAGTTATCCGGGTGACCACCATATCACCCTGGCGGCAGTCATCGAGTTCATCCACACCGCAACGCTGCTGCACGATGACGTCGTCGACGAATCCGCGTTGCGCAGAGGACAGGACTCGGCCAATGCCCTGTGGGGCAATTCCGCGAGCGTATTGGTAGGGGATTATCTGTACTCGCGCTCGTTCGAACTGATGGTGCGGGTTCAGAACATGCGAGTGATGGACATTCTGTCGCGCACCACCACGGCCATCGCCGAGGGCGAGGTATTGCAACTGCTCAATTGCAATAATCCAGCGACCGATGAGGGACGATACCTGGATGTCATCTCCCGCAAGACGGCGATATTGTTCAGCGCGGCCGCCCAGCTTGGCGCGGTGCTTACGGGGTCATCTCCCGAAATCGAAGAGTCCCTGAAAAATTATGGGACGTATCTCGGCATGGCCTTCCAGCTCAAGGACGACGTGTTGGACTACATGGCCGACCCCGAAGAATGGGGCAAGAATCTCGGGGACGACCTCGCCGAAGGCAAGCCGACCTTGCCATTGATCTACGCGCTGTCCCAATCCTCAGGCGCGGATGCGGACATCTTGCGGCAAGCGATAGAGCAGGGCGAGCGGGAACAGTTCAAAAAAGTGTACGCGGTGATTGAGTCGACCGACGCAATCTCGTATACTGAGCGGCGTGCCAGGGATGCTGCGAACAAAGCTGTCGAGCAGGTTACCCATCTTCCCGAGAGTGATTATAAGGATGCTTTGATCGCTCTTGCACGGTTCGCTGTTGATCGCGGTTATTGA
- a CDS encoding zonular occludens toxin domain-containing protein, whose product MITLITGAPGAGKTAFVVNELAALDGQRPLFVHAVPGLAYPHEPIYCRSTLCSHCAEAQKPDEALYVEDWDKWAPIGALIVIDEVQRIWRPRMSNAAVPESVAALETHRHRGVDFYLISQGPHLFDINVRRLVSRHIHLVGKWLSRFSYEWPQCRDDTDRVHDAIKKPYKLPSRVFGQYKSAEVHTPQRHAKPLAFYALLGLVPVLGVLGYRVYIRLHEFQHPDEGKPAIAPAGPPPAATPVPVALPSPTPAPKTVPDFQPREAGRPESAPAYDGLYRVNAAPIVMGCIGTPDACKCYTVKATVALVDEAWCRAYLRREVFYPYEPVPRVPHPVASHAPSTLAAQR is encoded by the coding sequence ATGATCACCCTCATCACCGGGGCGCCCGGCGCCGGCAAGACCGCCTTCGTCGTCAACGAACTCGCGGCCCTGGACGGCCAGCGTCCCTTGTTCGTTCATGCCGTGCCCGGCCTGGCCTATCCCCACGAGCCGATCTATTGCCGCTCCACCCTGTGCAGCCATTGTGCCGAGGCTCAGAAGCCCGATGAGGCGCTGTACGTGGAGGACTGGGATAAATGGGCGCCGATCGGCGCCTTGATCGTCATTGATGAAGTCCAGCGCATTTGGCGGCCGCGCATGAGCAATGCGGCGGTGCCGGAAAGTGTCGCGGCGTTGGAGACTCATCGGCATCGCGGCGTCGACTTCTACCTGATCTCGCAAGGGCCTCACCTGTTTGACATCAACGTCCGCCGGCTGGTGAGCCGCCATATCCACCTGGTTGGTAAATGGCTGTCGCGATTTTCGTACGAATGGCCGCAATGCCGCGACGATACCGACCGCGTGCATGATGCGATTAAGAAGCCGTACAAGCTCCCGTCGCGGGTCTTCGGCCAGTACAAGAGCGCCGAAGTTCACACCCCGCAGCGCCATGCCAAGCCTTTAGCTTTCTATGCGCTGCTGGGCCTCGTGCCGGTGCTGGGCGTCCTCGGCTACCGGGTCTATATCCGCTTGCACGAATTTCAGCACCCGGACGAAGGTAAACCCGCCATCGCCCCCGCCGGTCCGCCGCCGGCCGCCACGCCCGTCCCGGTTGCGCTGCCCAGTCCCACGCCCGCGCCCAAGACGGTGCCGGATTTCCAGCCGCGGGAAGCGGGTCGGCCGGAGTCGGCCCCGGCCTATGACGGTCTTTACCGGGTCAACGCCGCGCCGATCGTCATGGGCTGCATCGGCACCCCCGACGCCTGCAAGTGCTACACCGTCAAGGCCACGGTGGCCCTGGTCGACGAAGCTTGGTGCCGCGCCTATCTGCGGCGCGAGGTGTTCTATCCCTATGAGCCCGTACCTCGCGTCCCGCACCCGGTCGCCAGCCATGCGCCCTCGACCCTGGCCGCCCAGCGCTAG
- a CDS encoding site-specific integrase, producing the protein MPYKRKDSPIWWASFVDASGCRIRRSTGTEDRKEAIAIEARWKLEVHRQKHWEEQPARTFGELILAYLDGPSREKRSRERDEYSAKRLYPMFQGRELGSLTAADVRAYIASRRRDGVASATINKEIGLFRAALNWARRELEWNVPNPFTGRKLKEPEGRIRWITREEAARLIEAARSEPKALHVADFIRLGLHTGMRKGEMLGLEWSRVDLGANLVYLGSVNQKNGKLGSVPLNSQAREAILSRARFRASRCPGSPWVFAHEDGTRIGSIRTAFDGACKRAGVHDFHPHDLRHTCAAWLVQAGVSIREVAELLRHSDIRVTMRYAHLSPENVRAAVKVLEENRSRFGHAVALNDLENTG; encoded by the coding sequence ATGCCTTACAAACGAAAAGATAGTCCCATTTGGTGGGCGTCGTTCGTCGACGCAAGCGGATGCCGAATTAGGCGCTCGACTGGGACTGAAGACCGAAAAGAAGCCATTGCCATCGAAGCAAGGTGGAAACTCGAAGTCCACCGGCAAAAGCATTGGGAGGAGCAGCCGGCTCGGACCTTCGGGGAGCTGATACTTGCGTATCTCGACGGACCGAGCCGGGAGAAGCGAAGCCGGGAGCGTGATGAATATTCCGCGAAGCGTCTTTATCCAATGTTTCAGGGACGGGAACTCGGCAGTTTGACCGCTGCCGATGTGAGGGCATACATCGCCAGCCGGCGAAGGGACGGGGTGGCTTCCGCCACGATCAATAAGGAAATTGGGTTATTCCGGGCGGCGTTGAACTGGGCAAGGCGCGAACTCGAGTGGAACGTACCGAATCCGTTTACTGGCCGGAAACTGAAAGAGCCGGAAGGGCGGATTCGTTGGATTACTCGCGAGGAAGCCGCAAGGCTGATCGAAGCTGCGAGGAGTGAACCTAAGGCGTTGCATGTTGCTGACTTCATCCGGCTTGGATTGCATACCGGGATGCGGAAAGGCGAAATGTTGGGCCTCGAATGGAGCCGGGTAGACCTGGGGGCGAACTTGGTTTACCTCGGATCCGTCAATCAGAAAAACGGAAAGCTGGGAAGTGTGCCGCTCAATAGCCAAGCACGCGAGGCAATACTATCACGAGCACGATTCCGAGCTTCCCGCTGCCCGGGGTCGCCGTGGGTATTCGCTCATGAAGATGGGACGCGGATCGGCTCGATTCGGACGGCCTTCGATGGGGCCTGCAAGAGAGCAGGGGTACACGACTTTCACCCGCACGACCTGCGGCATACTTGTGCTGCGTGGTTGGTGCAGGCCGGTGTATCGATTCGGGAGGTTGCCGAGCTGTTGCGGCATTCCGACATCAGGGTAACGATGCGTTATGCCCATCTCTCACCGGAGAATGTGAGAGCGGCCGTGAAAGTGCTTGAGGAAAACCGGTCACGATTTGGTCACGCTGTGGCCTTGAATGACCTTGAGAATACGGGGTAA
- the thiE gene encoding thiamine phosphate synthase, translating to MHLPFPSKGLYAITPDRLRGDALLAAVELAVLGGVAVLQYRPKSGSAKDHLAEGGRLLNACRAAGIPLIINDSPRLAAEIGADGVHLGKDDGGVAAARSVIGTRAIVGVSCYDSLDRALRAEADGADYVAFGAFFPSSTKPGAPRARLETLREARTRLSVPVVAIGGIDAAKAGQVIGAGADLVAVVEAVFGASDVARAASELRSLFHSPPKRRPLRDGG from the coding sequence ATGCACCTGCCGTTCCCTTCGAAGGGACTTTACGCGATCACGCCTGATCGGTTGCGGGGCGATGCGCTGCTTGCCGCCGTGGAGCTCGCCGTCCTTGGGGGCGTCGCGGTGCTGCAATACCGGCCCAAGTCGGGATCGGCGAAAGATCACTTGGCCGAAGGGGGCCGGTTACTCAACGCCTGTCGCGCCGCGGGCATTCCTTTGATCATCAACGACAGTCCGCGGCTGGCGGCGGAGATAGGCGCGGACGGAGTGCACCTGGGCAAGGACGACGGCGGGGTGGCCGCAGCGCGGAGCGTAATCGGCACCCGGGCAATCGTCGGTGTTTCCTGTTATGACTCGCTGGATCGGGCGCTCCGTGCGGAAGCCGATGGGGCGGATTACGTCGCCTTCGGGGCGTTTTTCCCGTCGTCGACCAAACCCGGCGCTCCGCGTGCCCGGCTGGAGACTCTGCGGGAGGCGAGAACCCGCTTGAGCGTCCCCGTCGTCGCCATCGGCGGCATAGACGCCGCTAAGGCCGGTCAAGTCATTGGGGCCGGCGCGGACCTGGTCGCGGTCGTCGAGGCCGTGTTCGGGGCATCGGATGTCGCACGTGCGGCATCCGAACTGCGCAGCCTTTTTCACTCTCCGCCGAAACGGCGACCGCTCCGTGACGGCGGGTGA